The following are encoded in a window of Bacillus sp. SORGH_AS_0510 genomic DNA:
- a CDS encoding MMPL family transporter codes for MMKFFKDKKRWLLILLAWLVAALALSLFATGAKEQTSPNKNEGLPETAASIQAEKSLQKYFPSSEGVPLFVVVYDKDGLKDADVEQAMTSIEKVMGNADQDLTVVPLSKLPTQARASFFSKDHTTFFLPVLFPNGLENKVVKATIDGLKKDVSKEVPAHLDTYFTGPAGIIADTYEMFTKADVVLILATVGLIFLLLIVIYRSPLLAFIPLIGAGISYMVVDRLLGFMGELKWFAIDSQSLSIMTILLFAVITDYSLLLFARFREELEKDVPVNEAMKTAVRVVKEPIFFSGGTIFLSMLTLFFAVYEPYRGFAPVFAVAVALMILAGLTLLPALFAIAGEKAFWPANPRAVKRAGREGFWHKMGRWVTNKPWVFMAPILVVLVFCASLTRQVHFSFNLLDSFPQEMSSIKGFNRLNDAFSAGEIAPSTVIVKAKGAVSQDQIQRLVEELNQKDFVSKADVQGNPYAEGNPNVVKVNLVLKNNPYSEQAFDDIESLREDSANLLKSSGLAAADAKLLVAGESAQNADIREASHGDEIRIITMMTVLIMVMLGIQTRSILAPVYMMGTILLSYGAALGLSIFVFQELLGYPGVSYRIPLYTFVFLVALGVDYSIMLISRIREEKKHLPLKDAVREGVGKTGGVISSAGLILAATFAVLITQPVLELRVFGFAVAVGVLIDTFIVRPIVIPALMVVTTRVGTVPQRFSAPGD; via the coding sequence ATGATGAAATTTTTCAAAGATAAAAAACGCTGGTTGTTGATTTTGTTGGCCTGGCTGGTGGCAGCTCTGGCGCTTTCTCTTTTTGCCACAGGTGCGAAGGAGCAAACCTCTCCGAATAAAAATGAAGGATTGCCTGAAACCGCGGCTAGCATTCAAGCAGAAAAGTCCCTGCAGAAATATTTCCCTTCCTCTGAAGGGGTCCCGTTGTTTGTCGTGGTCTATGACAAGGACGGTTTGAAGGATGCGGATGTGGAACAAGCCATGACATCCATCGAAAAAGTGATGGGGAACGCGGATCAGGATTTAACGGTTGTCCCGTTATCTAAGTTGCCAACACAAGCGCGCGCCTCCTTTTTCTCAAAGGACCACACCACGTTCTTTTTACCAGTCCTATTCCCTAATGGGTTGGAGAACAAAGTGGTGAAAGCCACGATAGATGGGCTTAAAAAAGATGTCTCCAAAGAGGTACCAGCACATCTAGACACCTATTTCACGGGTCCAGCAGGAATCATTGCGGATACGTATGAAATGTTCACAAAGGCAGATGTTGTTCTCATCCTTGCCACTGTGGGATTAATTTTTCTATTGTTGATTGTGATTTACCGTTCGCCCTTATTAGCGTTCATTCCGTTGATAGGCGCAGGGATTTCCTACATGGTCGTCGACCGGTTGCTAGGGTTCATGGGAGAGCTTAAATGGTTTGCTATCGACAGCCAGTCGCTATCGATTATGACCATTCTATTGTTTGCGGTCATCACCGATTATTCACTCTTGTTATTCGCCCGTTTTCGGGAGGAATTGGAAAAAGACGTGCCGGTGAATGAAGCGATGAAAACGGCGGTACGCGTTGTCAAAGAACCGATTTTTTTCAGTGGAGGAACCATTTTCTTAAGTATGTTGACGTTATTCTTTGCGGTGTACGAACCATACCGCGGCTTTGCTCCTGTATTTGCGGTCGCCGTTGCACTTATGATTCTTGCAGGGCTTACGCTGTTGCCAGCGTTATTTGCAATTGCTGGGGAAAAAGCATTTTGGCCGGCTAACCCACGGGCGGTTAAGCGTGCCGGAAGAGAGGGCTTTTGGCATAAAATGGGCCGATGGGTCACAAACAAGCCATGGGTGTTTATGGCTCCGATTTTGGTGGTGTTAGTGTTTTGTGCGTCGTTGACCCGACAAGTCCACTTCTCTTTCAACCTGTTGGATTCCTTCCCACAGGAGATGTCGTCGATTAAAGGCTTTAACCGTTTAAATGATGCGTTTTCTGCTGGAGAGATTGCGCCAAGCACTGTCATTGTAAAAGCAAAAGGGGCTGTGTCGCAAGATCAGATTCAACGGTTAGTGGAGGAGTTGAATCAGAAGGACTTTGTCTCCAAGGCAGACGTACAGGGGAATCCCTACGCTGAAGGGAATCCGAATGTGGTAAAGGTCAATCTTGTTTTGAAAAATAACCCTTATTCGGAGCAGGCTTTTGATGATATTGAGAGCTTGCGGGAGGACTCCGCGAACCTCTTGAAGTCCAGCGGCCTGGCTGCTGCTGACGCCAAGCTGCTAGTCGCAGGTGAAAGCGCACAAAATGCGGATATTCGTGAGGCGAGCCATGGGGATGAGATTCGGATTATCACGATGATGACGGTGTTGATCATGGTTATGTTAGGAATCCAGACCCGTTCGATTCTAGCGCCTGTGTATATGATGGGGACGATTCTGTTATCCTATGGAGCAGCTCTTGGGTTAAGCATTTTCGTTTTTCAGGAGTTGCTGGGGTATCCGGGGGTGAGCTACCGAATTCCTTTATACACGTTTGTGTTCCTGGTCGCCCTTGGGGTGGATTACTCCATCATGCTCATCTCCCGCATCCGTGAAGAGAAGAAGCACTTGCCACTGAAGGACGCCGTTCGGGAGGGCGTGGGAAAAACAGGCGGCGTCATTTCCTCTGCCGGACTAATCCTGGCGGCCACGTTCGCCGTTTTAATCACGCAACCAGTTCTGGAGCTTCGTGTATTCGGCTTTGCCGTCGCGGTGGGTGTACTGATAGATACCTTTATTGTAAGACCAATAGTCATTCCAGCACTCATGGTGGTAACCACAAGGGTGGGGACAGTCCCCCAGCGCTTTAGCGCGCCGGGGGACTGA
- a CDS encoding GNAT family N-acetyltransferase has protein sequence MDIVQKVWELDLAYFDTLTSRVNTSWGYLFHNEDQPAYYDANHAHIIEVPEQPEAVIEEVLQFYREKQLNPRFYINNFEKQGQLVESLKSYQFQVESMVHPVQYWNQTIFQHTPNDKVTIELVTQDNFNEALEIECSIKEFGGREVKEKAFPEEFNHPAFTHYLLRYDGVACSTACLFEHENQVRLESVATIEEYRGKGLIGELIYFLQKEVKKRGLEDFWVFPINERVEKVYSKYGFQTVAKLTNGHAFLFGKSIKELQGTD, from the coding sequence GTGGACATAGTACAAAAGGTGTGGGAGCTCGATCTTGCGTATTTTGATACACTTACTAGTCGGGTCAATACTTCGTGGGGCTATCTTTTTCATAATGAAGACCAACCGGCTTATTATGACGCTAACCATGCCCATATCATCGAGGTTCCGGAGCAACCGGAGGCTGTGATAGAAGAGGTTCTTCAGTTTTATCGTGAGAAACAACTCAATCCCAGATTTTATATCAATAATTTTGAGAAACAAGGGCAATTGGTCGAATCCTTAAAGTCATACCAATTCCAGGTGGAAAGCATGGTTCATCCCGTGCAGTATTGGAATCAAACGATTTTCCAACATACACCGAATGATAAGGTGACCATTGAACTTGTAACCCAGGATAATTTTAACGAGGCGTTAGAGATTGAATGCAGTATCAAGGAATTCGGCGGAAGGGAAGTAAAGGAGAAAGCATTCCCTGAAGAATTCAACCATCCTGCCTTTACGCATTATCTCCTCCGTTACGATGGCGTGGCCTGTTCAACTGCTTGCTTATTTGAGCATGAAAACCAGGTGCGGCTAGAAAGTGTAGCTACCATCGAAGAATATCGAGGTAAAGGTCTCATTGGAGAGCTCATTTATTTTTTACAAAAAGAAGTGAAAAAGCGCGGCTTAGAGGATTTTTGGGTGTTTCCGATAAACGAAAGAGTTGAAAAGGTGTACTCGAAATATGGATTTCAAACGGTAGCAAAGCTAACCAACGGCCATGCCTTCTTGTTTGGAAAAAGTATCAAGGAGTTACAGGGAACAGACTGA
- a CDS encoding NUDIX hydrolase codes for MVWKVKNTTAAKVDRFGISIDQVVLPNGEEKTFSYLDFAKGVCVLPITANKEVICIKQYRHAMKNWEWELPAGMIDPTDPTPLDSAKKELEEETGYVAEHWLELGSFYPSPGSTTEEIYLYAAAGLTPSIQSLESSEQIELHYLSMEELKDLISQGEFKHGAGLAAVLRYKFLTD; via the coding sequence ATGGTTTGGAAAGTAAAAAACACCACTGCAGCAAAGGTGGACAGGTTCGGGATTTCTATTGATCAGGTCGTCCTGCCAAACGGTGAGGAAAAGACATTTTCTTATTTGGATTTTGCTAAAGGAGTTTGCGTTCTTCCGATTACGGCGAACAAAGAAGTCATTTGTATCAAACAATATCGCCATGCTATGAAGAACTGGGAATGGGAGCTTCCTGCGGGAATGATTGACCCGACAGACCCGACGCCGCTGGACAGTGCTAAAAAAGAACTTGAAGAAGAAACAGGGTATGTCGCGGAGCATTGGCTGGAGTTGGGCAGCTTTTATCCGTCTCCAGGTTCGACTACGGAGGAGATCTACCTATATGCGGCGGCCGGGCTTACTCCGTCCATCCAAAGTTTAGAAAGCAGCGAACAAATTGAGCTGCACTATCTTTCCATGGAAGAATTAAAGGATTTGATTAGCCAAGGCGAATTCAAACATGGGGCAGGGTTGGCTGCTGTACTTAGATATAAGTTTTTGACTGATTAA
- a CDS encoding zinc ribbon domain-containing protein, which translates to MKYCKECGQELKEGGQYCNECGTPVDTTITQPNPQGPTIPQTNQSMTRLPMTKKNKKLLVVAGTALVILIGGYKTGEALTSKDRLINKFETALVEKDAAAAAKLLSSDDKKAELNEKTVKGFMKYFEKHPEEVTDLIRTLKTESKLMDQTNNTNPELNQLASDFLDEGFVTLEMDGKFLFFDKYRLTVPTVYLALSTNYKNSNLYIDGKKLGKSNKPNFEHTYGPFLPGIYKIKADLKTDFVDLVKEDEILLNDSKEEASLYLEGENVTVDLGMGEANTAIKGKLFINGKDVKVNPFANPTFGPVLTDGSMKLAVEAETPWGKIKTAEVPIKDSDIYLNLGSNESFQIQIMDQIMKFTDQYLTAITSGTTNNLTTATSNLKNKTQEFIKSEAEYQEMYQGQHLSTTFDLNSFQVSNIDGVWSVNVDTSEKYNEDYFYSEDTPSLEETEHQNSYNLVYDEKNKNWLIDNLDDAWSFDDENTKVVKVDKPKTYVTSGTATTATGTVSFSKDEVESFMKDYLTSSVSAINNTDFSIMESYLTPDGKSYKESKDYIDYLKKKGITEDLLSVSLSNMEPTTNGYQVYTDEQYNIHYGDGTSMKKSYTSQYLLKIDGSNLKVDSLVKTSEK; encoded by the coding sequence ATGAAGTATTGTAAAGAATGTGGTCAAGAATTAAAAGAAGGAGGGCAATATTGTAATGAGTGCGGAACACCAGTGGATACCACCATAACGCAACCTAATCCACAAGGACCAACAATTCCGCAAACCAACCAATCCATGACAAGACTACCAATGACAAAGAAAAATAAAAAATTGCTAGTCGTAGCTGGTACCGCATTGGTTATACTGATCGGGGGGTATAAGACAGGAGAAGCATTAACCTCTAAGGACAGGTTAATTAATAAATTTGAAACAGCATTAGTAGAAAAAGATGCAGCAGCTGCTGCAAAATTACTTTCCTCTGATGACAAAAAAGCAGAATTGAATGAAAAAACTGTTAAAGGCTTTATGAAGTACTTTGAAAAACATCCTGAGGAAGTAACCGATCTAATTCGTACATTAAAGACAGAATCAAAATTAATGGATCAAACGAATAATACCAATCCTGAGTTAAATCAACTGGCAAGTGATTTTTTAGACGAGGGTTTTGTTACTTTAGAGATGGATGGAAAATTTCTTTTCTTTGATAAATACCGATTAACTGTTCCTACTGTATATTTAGCCTTATCAACAAATTACAAAAATTCAAATCTATATATTGATGGAAAAAAATTAGGAAAAAGTAACAAACCAAATTTTGAACATACATACGGTCCTTTCTTACCAGGAATTTATAAAATAAAAGCAGATTTAAAAACTGACTTTGTGGATTTAGTAAAAGAAGACGAAATCTTATTGAATGATAGTAAAGAAGAAGCAAGTTTATATCTAGAAGGTGAAAATGTCACCGTAGACTTAGGCATGGGAGAAGCCAATACAGCTATAAAAGGAAAACTGTTCATTAACGGAAAAGATGTAAAAGTAAATCCATTCGCAAACCCTACCTTTGGGCCAGTTTTGACTGACGGCTCTATGAAATTAGCAGTTGAGGCTGAGACTCCATGGGGTAAAATAAAAACAGCCGAAGTACCAATAAAGGATTCTGATATTTACCTTAATCTAGGAAGTAACGAAAGTTTTCAAATACAAATTATGGATCAGATCATGAAGTTTACCGATCAATATTTAACGGCAATTACGTCAGGAACGACAAATAATCTGACCACCGCTACCTCTAATCTCAAAAATAAAACACAAGAATTCATCAAATCAGAGGCCGAATATCAGGAAATGTATCAAGGGCAGCATCTCTCAACTACTTTTGATTTGAATAGCTTCCAGGTGTCAAACATTGATGGTGTTTGGAGTGTAAATGTAGATACATCAGAAAAATACAATGAAGATTATTTTTACAGTGAAGACACACCATCATTAGAAGAAACGGAACACCAAAATTCATATAATTTAGTTTATGATGAAAAGAATAAGAATTGGTTAATAGATAATTTAGATGATGCTTGGTCATTTGATGATGAGAATACTAAAGTAGTGAAAGTGGACAAGCCAAAGACGTATGTAACAAGTGGCACTGCCACTACAGCGACTGGAACAGTATCTTTCTCCAAAGATGAAGTCGAATCTTTTATGAAAGACTACTTAACCTCATCCGTCAGCGCTATAAATAACACAGATTTCTCTATCATGGAAAGTTACCTAACACCTGATGGAAAATCCTATAAAGAATCTAAAGATTATATTGATTATCTTAAGAAGAAAGGGATAACAGAAGACCTTTTAAGTGTATCTCTATCAAATATGGAACCTACTACAAACGGATACCAAGTCTACACCGATGAACAATACAATATCCATTATGGAGATGGTACAAGTATGAAGAAATCCTATACTTCACAATATCTATTGAAAATTGATGGGTCAAACTTAAAGGTTGATTCCCTAGTAAAGACATCAGAAAAATAA
- a CDS encoding zinc ribbon domain-containing protein, protein MSKLLLRRLSAGIILLSFLLPWYEDFLTDYSGLAIITEGFNDGSEEGTFVAVLAIVTAILTLLVAVFPKLILTILALVPSAFWLFMFYGSEDISEYRMYGAVVFTIGVIGIFLSFFIKNQNNVTNGTTDVRQEIASTHGDYNSAELNQTSENLKQYCKHCGQEVSVTSKFCPSCGSSR, encoded by the coding sequence ATGAGCAAACTATTATTAAGGAGACTATCTGCAGGAATTATTCTACTATCGTTTTTATTACCTTGGTACGAAGATTTTTTAACTGATTATAGTGGATTAGCAATTATTACTGAAGGGTTCAATGATGGATCTGAGGAAGGCACTTTTGTAGCTGTTCTTGCCATAGTAACTGCTATACTAACACTTTTGGTTGCGGTATTTCCAAAGTTGATTTTAACTATCTTGGCGCTTGTACCCAGTGCTTTTTGGCTATTCATGTTCTATGGTTCTGAAGATATTAGTGAGTACAGAATGTATGGTGCAGTTGTGTTTACTATAGGAGTTATTGGTATTTTCCTCTCGTTTTTTATTAAAAATCAGAATAACGTTACTAACGGTACAACAGATGTTAGGCAAGAAATTGCTAGTACACATGGGGATTACAATAGTGCTGAGTTGAATCAGACAAGTGAAAATCTTAAACAATATTGTAAACATTGTGGACAAGAAGTAAGTGTTACATCAAAGTTTTGTCCGAGTTGTGGAAGTTCAAGATAG
- a CDS encoding zinc ribbon domain-containing protein: protein MQCPACSHQNEGGKFCEQCGTKLVSNAFQETASAVDVEPTSNPSYQQSQVNTQPNQYLEGAKNISKMYFSYFLQVLKKPYASSKSVGSEHFINGIITMVLYSVVIPLMIYFGLKTLLSSVNEFGSMFGGEMDIQPPFTDVVIKPTFAYAVFILLVASFTFFAIKLGKVNVTYKEVISRFGSFLIPFVAILFVALIMSILKIKLFLLFLFIGFITSIFIVPPLVIASYKKESQEGLDVIYGTLFTFVLTFIAIGIMGDMLFESIKSAVTDIFSIF, encoded by the coding sequence ATGCAGTGTCCAGCGTGTTCGCATCAAAATGAAGGAGGGAAATTTTGTGAGCAGTGTGGTACTAAGTTAGTTTCTAATGCTTTCCAAGAAACTGCTTCAGCTGTTGATGTTGAGCCAACTTCAAATCCAAGCTATCAACAATCACAGGTTAATACACAACCTAATCAATATCTTGAGGGTGCAAAAAATATTTCCAAAATGTATTTTAGTTACTTTCTACAAGTGCTAAAAAAGCCATATGCAAGCTCCAAATCAGTGGGGTCTGAGCACTTTATTAATGGGATTATAACAATGGTTCTTTATTCTGTCGTTATTCCATTAATGATTTACTTCGGGTTAAAAACTCTATTGTCTTCTGTAAATGAATTTGGAAGTATGTTTGGTGGAGAAATGGATATACAACCACCGTTTACAGATGTTGTTATTAAACCAACTTTTGCGTATGCTGTATTTATACTTTTGGTAGCTTCATTCACATTCTTTGCTATTAAGCTAGGTAAGGTAAATGTTACTTATAAAGAAGTTATTTCAAGATTTGGTTCATTCCTAATTCCTTTTGTAGCCATTCTTTTTGTTGCACTTATTATGTCTATCTTAAAAATTAAATTATTTTTATTATTCCTTTTCATTGGTTTTATCACATCTATTTTTATTGTTCCTCCATTAGTGATTGCTAGTTATAAAAAAGAGTCACAAGAGGGATTAGATGTCATTTACGGTACATTATTCACTTTTGTTTTAACCTTTATTGCTATTGGGATTATGGGCGATATGTTGTTTGAATCTATCAAGTCTGCAGTTACAGATATTTTTTCCATTTTTTAA
- a CDS encoding aromatic acid exporter family protein encodes MGLVRKKKFVGGRIVKTGIAVLLTSVICYLLKWPEMFAVITAIVTIEPTVHDSIRKAFVRFPASAIGAAYSVLFTYALGDTPFTYTLVALGTIITCNALRLHDGIVVATLTGVAMISTVHDQYIVSFFVRLGTTTTGLVVSSLVNLLVIRPDYSESIMTKIQQLSREAGSFLEKRGQEILCQQPLHKETALQFRKLVKDIDSIETLCKYQKEEWRYHQFTREQVRVFHYEYKKLMGYHQLIYHLGNLNALPIVKWTLQLEVRQVILDTITSLKSILSQQHLDISDSHRQLVQGLLKQFRQAQMEREDQSKEQEEQHNHHIFQPQLVLLYELLAINDVLETVTVPHCVKAVGD; translated from the coding sequence ATGGGGTTAGTTAGAAAGAAAAAGTTTGTGGGAGGGCGGATTGTTAAGACTGGTATTGCCGTCCTGTTAACATCCGTTATTTGTTATTTATTAAAATGGCCGGAAATGTTTGCTGTTATTACCGCGATCGTCACGATTGAGCCGACGGTTCATGACTCTATTAGAAAAGCATTTGTTCGTTTTCCGGCTTCAGCGATTGGGGCTGCGTATTCGGTGCTTTTTACGTATGCTCTAGGGGATACACCGTTTACCTATACATTGGTTGCTTTAGGAACCATCATAACGTGTAATGCACTACGATTACACGATGGGATTGTGGTTGCTACCCTTACAGGGGTAGCGATGATCTCCACTGTTCATGATCAATATATCGTCTCTTTTTTCGTCAGACTGGGAACAACCACTACAGGACTTGTAGTATCTTCCTTAGTGAATCTTCTAGTGATCCGTCCTGATTACTCGGAGAGCATTATGACGAAAATTCAACAGCTTTCTAGAGAAGCTGGTTCTTTTCTTGAAAAAAGAGGGCAGGAGATTTTGTGCCAGCAGCCGCTCCACAAGGAAACAGCCTTGCAATTTAGGAAGCTAGTAAAAGATATAGATAGTATTGAAACGTTGTGTAAGTACCAGAAAGAAGAATGGAGGTATCACCAATTTACCCGTGAACAGGTGAGGGTCTTCCACTACGAATATAAGAAGTTAATGGGCTACCATCAATTAATCTACCATCTAGGGAATCTCAATGCTCTTCCTATAGTGAAATGGACCTTGCAGTTAGAAGTTAGGCAAGTGATTCTCGATACCATAACATCACTGAAATCTATCCTTAGTCAACAACACTTGGACATCTCTGATTCTCATCGCCAGCTAGTTCAAGGGTTGCTCAAACAATTCCGTCAGGCTCAGATGGAACGGGAGGATCAGAGTAAGGAGCAGGAAGAGCAGCACAATCATCACATTTTCCAACCACAACTGGTGCTGCTTTATGAGCTTCTAGCCATTAATGATGTACTCGAAACAGTGACAGTCCCCCACTGCGTTAAAGCAGTGGGGGACTGA
- a CDS encoding YvrJ family protein, with translation MEQIIPLISEVGFPIVVTLYLLYRIESKLDLVVQSIQNLPDRMKA, from the coding sequence GTGGAGCAAATCATTCCTCTTATTAGCGAAGTGGGTTTTCCTATTGTGGTTACGCTGTATCTGCTTTATCGTATCGAGTCAAAGCTGGATCTGGTCGTTCAATCCATTCAGAATCTCCCTGACCGCATGAAGGCATGA
- a CDS encoding DUF2922 domain-containing protein — protein sequence MAKALELEFTTELGKSARISIDNPKEPIDEEVVKLSMAQIIAADVFSTSSGKLAAVKGARVVERNVTDYELV from the coding sequence ATGGCAAAAGCATTGGAGTTGGAATTCACAACGGAGCTTGGTAAGAGTGCCCGTATTTCGATTGATAATCCAAAAGAGCCGATCGATGAAGAAGTAGTGAAACTGTCCATGGCCCAAATTATTGCAGCCGATGTATTTTCCACTAGCAGCGGGAAGCTCGCTGCAGTGAAAGGTGCAAGAGTCGTCGAACGCAACGTAACAGACTACGAACTAGTCTAA
- a CDS encoding DUF1659 domain-containing protein has product MAQALLEGTKLRLVFETGVVDGEGNPIFRAKTFSNVKSGSTTDQLHQAAQAISVLCTDVLSKVERNDTTNIID; this is encoded by the coding sequence ATGGCACAAGCGTTATTAGAAGGAACGAAGCTTCGATTGGTGTTTGAAACAGGCGTTGTGGATGGTGAAGGAAATCCAATTTTCCGTGCAAAAACATTTAGCAACGTGAAAAGCGGATCTACGACAGACCAGCTACACCAGGCCGCACAAGCAATTAGTGTGTTATGTACCGACGTTCTAAGCAAGGTAGAGCGCAATGACACCACTAATATTATCGACTAA
- a CDS encoding phospho-sugar mutase: MTLNWTQQADKWFSFSGLENDLNEKLVEMKENTGLLEDSFYKHLEFGTGGMRGELGPGTNRLNTYTIRRAAEGLAQYIVEQGEEAMKRGIVIAYDSRHKSPEFALEVAKTVGKHGVKAYVFDALRPTPVLSFAVRYLGAFSGAVITASHNPPEYNGFKVYGEDGGQLPPEAADIIIRYVNDVENELAVEVGEEQDLLASGLLTYVGEEIDNAYVEQLKTLQLNPEMVASVAKELKVVYSPLHGTGNKPVRAGLKAFGFENVTVVAEQELPDANFSTVKSPNPEEHAAFELAIKVGDEIGADVLMATDPDADRLGVAVKNNAGEYTVLTGNQLGALMLEYLLSSKQAQGTLPANGVVIKTIVTSEIGRAIAEHYGVQAMDTLTGFKFIGEKINEFEQTGEHTFLFGYEESYGYLIGDFVRDKDAVQSAIFAAEVAAYYKSKGMTMFEGLLAIFEKYGFYQESLQSITLKGKNGAEQIAGLMETFRAERMSEVAGIKVAAIEDYATSIRVAANGEESQIDLPRSNVLKYFLADGSWFCLRPSGTEPKAKFYFAVKGASLEDSQMKLSSIQTAVMNRVKEIVG; this comes from the coding sequence ATGACTTTGAATTGGACACAGCAAGCAGATAAATGGTTCTCTTTTTCAGGCTTAGAAAATGATTTAAATGAGAAATTAGTAGAAATGAAGGAAAATACAGGTCTGTTAGAGGATAGCTTCTATAAGCACCTTGAGTTCGGAACAGGCGGAATGCGCGGTGAGCTTGGACCTGGTACAAACCGTTTAAATACGTATACGATCCGCAGAGCGGCAGAAGGTTTAGCGCAATATATCGTGGAACAGGGCGAGGAAGCAATGAAACGCGGCATCGTGATTGCCTATGATTCTCGTCATAAGTCACCTGAGTTTGCGTTGGAAGTGGCAAAGACGGTTGGAAAGCACGGCGTGAAGGCGTATGTATTTGATGCACTTCGCCCAACACCAGTTCTATCTTTTGCGGTTCGATACTTAGGCGCTTTTTCCGGTGCGGTGATTACGGCGAGCCATAACCCGCCGGAATATAACGGCTTTAAAGTGTACGGCGAAGACGGCGGACAGCTTCCTCCTGAAGCTGCTGATATCATCATTCGCTATGTGAATGATGTGGAGAACGAGTTAGCCGTGGAAGTTGGCGAAGAACAAGATTTACTTGCTAGCGGGTTATTAACGTACGTAGGTGAAGAAATCGACAACGCTTATGTCGAGCAGTTAAAAACGCTTCAGTTAAACCCTGAGATGGTGGCAAGTGTGGCGAAAGAATTAAAGGTGGTTTACTCTCCATTACACGGTACAGGGAACAAGCCCGTTCGTGCCGGTTTGAAGGCATTCGGTTTTGAAAACGTAACGGTGGTGGCCGAGCAAGAGCTACCGGATGCGAACTTCTCAACTGTGAAGTCGCCAAATCCTGAAGAGCATGCGGCGTTTGAATTAGCGATTAAGGTCGGCGACGAAATCGGCGCGGACGTCTTGATGGCAACGGATCCGGATGCAGACCGTTTGGGTGTGGCTGTGAAAAATAATGCCGGCGAATATACAGTATTAACAGGGAACCAATTGGGCGCTCTTATGCTTGAATACTTGTTATCTTCAAAACAAGCACAAGGCACGTTGCCTGCAAATGGCGTTGTGATTAAAACGATCGTTACGTCTGAAATCGGTCGTGCAATTGCGGAACATTACGGTGTTCAAGCGATGGATACACTGACTGGCTTTAAATTCATCGGTGAAAAAATCAATGAATTTGAGCAAACAGGCGAGCACACTTTCCTTTTCGGTTATGAAGAAAGCTATGGCTACTTGATTGGTGATTTTGTCCGCGATAAGGATGCGGTTCAGTCAGCGATTTTTGCAGCAGAGGTTGCGGCTTATTATAAATCAAAAGGCATGACCATGTTCGAAGGCTTGCTTGCGATTTTTGAAAAATATGGTTTCTATCAGGAATCACTTCAGTCGATTACGTTGAAGGGTAAAAACGGCGCGGAGCAGATTGCCGGTTTGATGGAAACATTTAGAGCGGAGAGAATGAGTGAAGTAGCTGGAATTAAGGTTGCGGCTATTGAGGATTATGCAACTTCGATCCGTGTGGCGGCGAATGGTGAAGAAAGCCAGATTGACCTGCCTCGTTCGAATGTGTTGAAGTACTTCTTGGCAGACGGGTCTTGGTTCTGCTTGCGTCCTTCAGGCACGGAGCCTAAGGCGAAGTTCTATTTTGCAGTAAAAGGCGCGTCTTTAGAGGACAGCCAAATGAAGTTGTCATCTATTCAAACGGCTGTGATGAATAGAGTGAAAGAAATCGTAGGTTAA